In Paenibacillus kyungheensis, the following are encoded in one genomic region:
- a CDS encoding polysaccharide deacetylase family protein, with translation MKLFKTSVYVVTGLVTTVAIALILMAVYSDRNFFSSFTTAQADRLGDSIQGTSNVTVNPPLSADQLPPVEQFASIAKKDHYQNKVAVLMYHDIDPIKQGGDIITPALFASQLDYLRSKDMNFISLEQFRLFMKGGKVPDNAVLVTFDDGYENFYTTAYPIMKERHIPGVSFVITGDFSKGALVATPHMTKAEIKNMTSSDPNMEVQAHTDKLHYKTSDTTDALTAPLVKDGVTETHEHYLARIENDLRRCVEALRPLTPHVINTFAYPYGLHTPEVEKVAQNVGIRYAFTTELGLVTRDTDLMTIPRINGGSPLIDPERLYNSIMWENKLPGRNLFIPDSIQHSGREAGESEKSDTSK, from the coding sequence ATGAAATTATTCAAAACGTCTGTGTATGTGGTTACGGGTCTTGTAACGACAGTAGCGATTGCGCTTATCTTGATGGCAGTGTATTCGGATCGCAATTTCTTCTCATCTTTTACCACTGCACAAGCAGATCGCTTGGGAGATTCTATTCAAGGAACTTCCAACGTAACAGTAAATCCACCATTATCCGCAGATCAACTTCCACCTGTAGAACAATTTGCTTCGATTGCCAAAAAAGATCATTATCAAAATAAAGTGGCTGTACTGATGTATCATGATATTGATCCGATCAAACAAGGTGGAGATATTATTACACCTGCTCTTTTTGCTTCTCAATTGGATTATTTGCGTTCTAAAGATATGAATTTTATTTCACTGGAACAATTCCGTCTTTTTATGAAAGGTGGCAAAGTACCGGATAATGCGGTCTTGGTTACGTTTGATGATGGATATGAGAACTTCTATACTACAGCGTATCCGATTATGAAGGAGCGCCATATTCCCGGTGTAAGCTTTGTGATTACAGGAGATTTCAGTAAAGGCGCTCTTGTAGCCACTCCTCATATGACCAAAGCCGAAATTAAAAACATGACTAGCTCTGATCCGAATATGGAAGTTCAAGCGCATACCGATAAATTACATTACAAAACAAGCGATACTACTGATGCCCTTACAGCTCCACTGGTAAAAGATGGCGTAACCGAGACTCATGAACATTATCTAGCACGGATTGAGAACGATCTTAGACGCTGTGTAGAAGCACTTCGTCCACTTACTCCTCATGTCATTAATACATTTGCGTATCCTTACGGATTGCATACACCAGAAGTAGAGAAAGTCGCTCAAAATGTAGGTATTCGTTATGCTTTTACAACTGAACTTGGTCTGGTCACACGTGATACCGATCTTATGACGATTCCACGTATCAATGGTGGCTCTCCACTGATCGATCCAGAGCGTCTATATAATTCAATCATGTGGGAAAACAAACTACCTGGACGCAATCTATTTATTCCTGATTCGATCCAGCATAGTGGTCGTGAAGCAGGAGAATCGGAAAAGTCTGACACTTCTAAATAA
- a CDS encoding UbiD family decarboxylase, whose amino-acid sequence MNYRNMEECVNDLEKNGHLIRIREEVDPYLEMAAIHMRVFEAGGPALLFENVKGSKFRAVSNLFGTVERSKFIFRDTWESTQNVIALRNNPMQALKHPFQYVGTGLSARKALPLKKSSGLPAEFEEIQIADLPLIQNWQDDGGAFVTLPQVYSEDPEKPGIMNSNLGMYRVQLNGNEYELNREIGIHYQIHRGIGIHQEKANRQGKPLKVSCFIGGPPAHTLSAVMPLPEGMSELTFAGLLAGRHFSYSYVDEFCISNDADFVITGEIYPDETKPEGPFGDHLGYYSLTHEFPMLRVHKVYARKNAIFPFTVVGRPPQEDTAFGALIHELTGGAIKQEIPGVKEVHAVDAAGVHPLLFAIGSERYTPYQKVKQPAEILTIANRILGTGQLSLAKYLFMTAEEEEILDSHDVEHFLTYILKRINLHRDIHFYTNTTIDTLDYSGTGLNTGSKVIFAAVGEPKRELCTEVPTILHDLPQCGTAHLVMPGVVALQGASFVDYEHNEQQLNDLCQVIADRGELPDCPLIILCDDSPFLSATIDNFLWVTFTRSNPSHDIYGVNSFTKHKHWGCDNVIIDARTKPHQAPPLIPDPTVAQHIERLFVQGASLNSLAKP is encoded by the coding sequence ATGAACTACCGTAATATGGAAGAATGTGTGAATGATCTGGAAAAAAACGGGCATCTGATTCGGATTCGTGAAGAAGTTGATCCTTATTTAGAAATGGCTGCGATTCATATGCGTGTATTTGAAGCAGGTGGGCCTGCACTGCTTTTTGAAAATGTAAAAGGTTCTAAATTCCGTGCTGTTTCTAATCTATTTGGCACTGTCGAACGAAGCAAATTTATTTTTAGAGATACATGGGAATCGACGCAAAATGTAATTGCTTTACGCAATAATCCGATGCAAGCACTGAAGCATCCTTTTCAATATGTAGGTACAGGGTTGTCTGCTCGTAAAGCGTTACCTTTGAAAAAATCGAGTGGATTACCTGCGGAATTTGAAGAAATTCAGATCGCTGATCTACCGCTTATTCAGAACTGGCAAGATGATGGTGGAGCTTTTGTGACTTTGCCACAGGTCTATAGTGAAGATCCAGAAAAGCCCGGCATTATGAACTCGAATCTAGGTATGTATCGGGTGCAGTTGAATGGGAACGAGTATGAATTGAATCGGGAGATCGGTATCCATTATCAGATTCATCGGGGGATTGGGATTCATCAGGAAAAAGCTAATCGTCAAGGTAAACCGCTGAAAGTAAGCTGTTTTATCGGTGGCCCTCCAGCCCATACGTTATCTGCGGTGATGCCTTTGCCTGAAGGAATGAGTGAATTAACGTTTGCAGGATTGTTAGCAGGGCGACACTTTAGTTACAGTTATGTAGATGAATTTTGTATCAGTAATGATGCTGATTTTGTGATTACAGGTGAAATTTACCCGGATGAGACAAAGCCTGAAGGGCCGTTTGGCGATCATCTTGGATATTACAGTCTGACACATGAGTTCCCGATGTTACGAGTGCATAAAGTATATGCACGCAAAAATGCTATTTTCCCATTTACTGTAGTAGGTAGACCACCGCAAGAAGATACAGCTTTTGGTGCTTTAATTCATGAATTAACAGGTGGAGCGATCAAGCAAGAGATTCCCGGGGTCAAAGAAGTGCATGCTGTTGATGCGGCAGGTGTACATCCATTACTATTTGCAATTGGTAGTGAACGATACACTCCTTACCAGAAAGTAAAGCAACCGGCTGAAATTTTAACAATTGCCAATCGGATTCTAGGTACAGGACAGTTAAGTCTTGCCAAGTACTTATTTATGACAGCGGAAGAAGAAGAAATATTGGATTCTCACGATGTTGAACATTTTCTTACTTATATCTTGAAACGAATCAATTTGCATCGTGATATTCATTTCTATACGAATACAACGATTGATACACTGGATTATTCAGGAACAGGATTGAATACAGGTAGTAAAGTGATTTTTGCTGCTGTAGGAGAGCCAAAGCGAGAGTTATGTACAGAAGTTCCGACGATCTTACATGATCTACCACAATGTGGAACAGCTCATCTGGTCATGCCAGGTGTGGTTGCTTTGCAAGGAGCTAGCTTTGTAGATTATGAGCATAACGAACAGCAATTAAATGATCTGTGTCAGGTGATTGCCGATCGTGGTGAATTACCAGATTGTCCATTGATTATTTTGTGTGATGATAGTCCATTTTTAAGTGCGACGATTGATAATTTCTTATGGGTTACCTTTACACGTAGCAATCCATCTCATGATATATACGGAGTAAATAGCTTTACCAAGCACAAGCATTGGGGTTGCGATAATGTTATTATTGATGCACGCACTAAGCCTCATCAAGCTCCACCATTAATCCCTGATCCTACGGTAGCGCAACATATTGAGCGACTATTTGTACAGGGAGCTAGTTTGAATTCATTAGCTAAGCCATAA
- a CDS encoding low temperature requirement protein A, translating to MLEKKVTWLELFYDLLFVAAVSKATHVLLHVEHGGISLEQLGKFLLIFIPIWWAWVGQSVYNNRFGKDSTKDRIFMIVQLFFVLIMTASLNIDFDSNYIPFLIGYIGLRALMVIQYMITTTQEKHHRQETARFFGTYFWVGIVISCCSLFFDSWIRYLILYAGIAVDIIVPLIGRKNLVKTPIHTAHLLERFALFTLILLGESVISMLSVLQSDQFTPSSILFAAMAFVLIIAIWWQYFENVEKHVDKEKQTAGQTIMYGHLFIYFSLSMIAAAIQLLFLEQLSYLFILSFTFASVLIYFLAVMIVFHRYRYHNFKPRFQVMIGLALTLGILFAFDWLVMVSPHVVLAELMVFFIVFAKVTT from the coding sequence ATGTTAGAAAAAAAGGTGACCTGGCTAGAGTTATTTTATGATCTGCTATTTGTAGCTGCGGTATCCAAAGCGACCCATGTCTTACTTCATGTAGAACATGGTGGCATTTCACTCGAACAGTTAGGTAAGTTTTTACTTATTTTTATTCCGATCTGGTGGGCTTGGGTCGGGCAAAGTGTATACAACAATCGCTTTGGCAAAGACAGCACCAAAGATCGGATATTTATGATTGTGCAGTTATTTTTTGTACTGATTATGACCGCCAGTCTCAATATCGATTTTGATTCAAATTACATACCTTTTCTGATCGGATATATTGGGCTCAGGGCATTGATGGTTATTCAGTACATGATCACCACTACGCAGGAGAAGCATCACCGCCAAGAAACGGCTCGTTTTTTCGGAACGTATTTCTGGGTCGGGATTGTTATTTCATGTTGTTCTTTATTTTTCGATTCATGGATTCGTTATCTTATTTTGTACGCAGGTATAGCTGTCGATATTATTGTGCCTTTGATCGGTCGCAAAAATCTGGTCAAAACGCCGATTCATACTGCGCATTTGCTAGAACGATTTGCTTTATTCACATTAATCTTATTAGGAGAGTCTGTGATCAGTATGTTGTCTGTACTGCAATCTGATCAATTTACTCCTTCGTCGATCTTGTTTGCAGCAATGGCATTTGTGTTGATTATTGCAATCTGGTGGCAATATTTCGAAAATGTCGAAAAGCATGTGGATAAAGAAAAACAAACTGCTGGACAAACGATTATGTATGGGCATCTATTTATTTACTTTTCACTTAGTATGATTGCGGCTGCGATTCAATTGCTTTTTTTAGAACAACTTTCGTATCTATTTATTTTGAGTTTTACCTTTGCGTCTGTATTGATTTACTTTTTAGCAGTAATGATCGTATTCCATCGCTATCGCTACCATAATTTCAAGCCACGATTTCAAGTGATGATCGGACTTGCACTGACACTGGGTATATTATTCGCTTTCGATTGGTTGGTAATGGTATCACCGCATGTGGTATTAGCGGAATTGATGGTGTTCTTTATCGTATTTGCTAAAGTCACTACGTAA